The genomic region CACACTCCGAATCCGCCCTGGAGGAACAGACGATCCGGCTCTTTGAGTCGCTGGGTTGGGAGTCGTACCACACCCAGAACGAGTTCGAGACGGCCGGGGGGAGCCCCCTGGGCCGGGAGAATATGGGCGAAGTGGTTCTCACTGCCCGGCTCCGCCCTGCCATGGAGCGCCTGAACCCGAACCATCCTCCGGAGGCCTTTGACCGGGCGATCGAGGAACTGCTCCGGGACCGGAGCGCCATGAGCCTTGCGGCGGCGAACCGGGAAGTCTATTCCCTTTTGAAGAACGGGATCAAGGTTCCGGTGGGGGATCCGGTGGACGGCGGAGAGCGGATCGAGACGGTGAAGGTGATGGACTGGGACGATCCTTCCTCGAACGACTTTCTCCTCTGCTCCCAGCTCTGGGTGGTCGGGGAGATGTACAAGCGGCGGGCGGACCTCGTGGGGTTCGTCAACGGCATTCCGCTGGTTTTTGTGGAGCTCAAGGCGTCCCACAAGCAGATGAAGGATGCCTATACCGGGAACTTCACGGACTACAAGGACACGATCCCCCACCTGTTCCGCTACAACGGTCTGGTGATCTTAAGCAACGGGAGCGAAAGCAGGGCCGGGACGATCACGGCCTCCTGGGGCCACTTTGTGACCTGGCCGAAGATCTCCGATGAGGAGGAGCCGGGAGTCATTTCCCTTGAAACGATGATCCGGGGAACCTGCGAACCTGCCCGGCTCCTCGACCTGGTGGAAAACTACTCGCTCTTCATGGAAGTGGGAAGCCGGGAGGATGAAAAGGGCCTGATCAAGATCCTGGCCAAGAATCATCAGTACCTTGGGGTGCGGAATGCCATGGAGGCCCTGTCGAACCTGCGGGACCGGAAGGGCAGGCTCGGTGTCTTCTGGCATACCCAGGGGAGCGGAAAATCCCTCTCGATGATCTTCTTCGCCCAGAAGGTCCTGCGGAAGGTGCCGGGGAACTGGACCTTCGTGATCGTGACCGACCGGATCGAGCTGGATAAGCAGATCTATAACAATTTCGCCAATGTCGGGGCCGTGACGGAGGGGGAGGCCCATGCGGAGAGCTCGGCCCATCTGCGCCAGCTTCTCCGGGAGGACCACCGGTACGTCTTCACGCTCATCCACAAGTTCCGTACTGAACCGGGGCAGGCGCACCCCGTCCTGTCGGAGAGGGATGACATCATCGTCATCACGGACGAGGCCCATCGCTCCCAGTACGACACCCTGGCCCTGAACATGCGGACCGCGCTTCCCAACGCCTCGTTCCTTGCGTTCACCGGGACGCCGCTCATCGTCGGGGAAGAGAAGACGCGGGAGGTGTTCGGCGAGTACATCAGCGTCTACAATTTCCGGCAGTCGGTGGAGGAGAAGGCCACCGTGCCCCTCTACTACGAGAACCGGATTCCTGAGCTTCAGCTCACCAATGCCGAGCTGAACGACGATATGGCCCGCCTGCTGGAAGACGCGGAGCTGGATGAAGACCAGGAGAAGAAGCTGGAGCGGGAGTTCGCCCGGCAGTACCATCTCATCACACGGGAGGACCGCCTGGAGGCCGTGGCGGAGGACATTGTCCGGCACTTCACGGCCCGGGGGTTCAGGGGAAAGGGGATGGTGGTCTGCATCGACAAGGCCACGACGGTGCGGATGTACGACAAGGTGAGGTCGCACTGGGAAAGGGAGCTGGCGGTTCTCCGGGAGCAGGTGAAGGTTTCCATGGAGGACTACAAGCCCGCCCTGGAGGAAAAGATCCAGTACATGGAGGCAACGGACATGGCCGTCGTTGTCTCCCAGGGTCAGAACGAGATCAGGGAAATGAAAGAGAAGGGCCTGGACATCGCTCCCCACCGGAAGAGGATGGTGGAGGAGGACCTGGAGAAGAAGTTCAAGGATGAGAACGATCCCTTCCGCCTGGTCTTCGTCTGCGCGATGTGGATGGTGGGGTTTGACGTGCCTTCGTGCTCCACGATCTACCTGGACAAGCCGATGCGGAACCATACCCTAATGCAGACGATCGCCCGG from Thermoanaerobaculia bacterium harbors:
- a CDS encoding type I restriction endonuclease subunit R, giving the protein HSESALEEQTIRLFESLGWESYHTQNEFETAGGSPLGRENMGEVVLTARLRPAMERLNPNHPPEAFDRAIEELLRDRSAMSLAAANREVYSLLKNGIKVPVGDPVDGGERIETVKVMDWDDPSSNDFLLCSQLWVVGEMYKRRADLVGFVNGIPLVFVELKASHKQMKDAYTGNFTDYKDTIPHLFRYNGLVILSNGSESRAGTITASWGHFVTWPKISDEEEPGVISLETMIRGTCEPARLLDLVENYSLFMEVGSREDEKGLIKILAKNHQYLGVRNAMEALSNLRDRKGRLGVFWHTQGSGKSLSMIFFAQKVLRKVPGNWTFVIVTDRIELDKQIYNNFANVGAVTEGEAHAESSAHLRQLLREDHRYVFTLIHKFRTEPGQAHPVLSERDDIIVITDEAHRSQYDTLALNMRTALPNASFLAFTGTPLIVGEEKTREVFGEYISVYNFRQSVEEKATVPLYYENRIPELQLTNAELNDDMARLLEDAELDEDQEKKLEREFARQYHLITREDRLEAVAEDIVRHFTARGFRGKGMVVCIDKATTVRMYDKVRSHWERELAVLREQVKVSMEDYKPALEEKIQYMEATDMAVVVSQGQNEIREMKEKGLDIAPHRKRMVEEDLEKKFKDENDPFRLVFVCAMWMVGFDVPSCSTIYLDKPMRNHTLMQTIARANRVFKEKKNGLIVDYVGVFRDLKKALAIYGTGPDGRAREGDMPVKDKSALVEELRSAADAVLTFCTDREIDLRSLQGVDTFHFIAERDKIADRILETEESKKEYLSLAGNVHTLFKAVAPDPVLKEMGPVCSLIYNVEMKIRSLTPQADISDVMQDVENLLDRSIHPDEGYLIRTPIEPWGGDHMVDLSKVDFEALKAKLRTGQKHIEAEKLKGQVNAKLNKMVRENRTRMDFYEQFLKMIEDYNTGRNIDHYLEELIKFIEKLNREEKRAVAEELTEEELTVFDLLTRPDMMLTREEEKQVKRTARDLLKTLKTEKLVLDWRKHQQSRAQVRVAIETVLDEGLPRTYTPEIYEQKCEAIYQHVYESYYSGEKSVYG